The Mytilus galloprovincialis chromosome 4, xbMytGall1.hap1.1, whole genome shotgun sequence genome contains a region encoding:
- the LOC143070545 gene encoding uncharacterized protein LOC143070545: protein MTEEITFTMKTEEKLSTSTTEPSTISIAKTSSSTRNPTTTFPKEPSIAFTTGPTTTEPLTTSTTDSSTTATTEILTTSTTKTTTTSTIVPLPYATTEKPTISTTKKTTISTKVPSTFATTELSITSTNTGKLVETNGETSASPLSTRDTTVDNVITQGENEIALNEKLVSKQKETQVSTTHISETTVSTHIDKHYECSVNAAIFFDSKREIWLFFDRYIQKYTSVNDLTTSTFQKENLADIFRDAPAQLDAGYFVGSNTILIKDQKVYMYDSASGSSSTSQKSTDEYYGHSVPQNIDAVILNSIDDTFLFSDDTITRIQGKKVSSFNFDNNGEKNYYKGKHHKNKPSKITAATKVDSTTHYFFSGKKISVFKEGKKDGKWEDIGIVSCDL, encoded by the exons ATGACGGAAGAAATTACTTTTACAAtgaaaacagaagaaaaattaTCGACATCAACTACAGAACCATCAACGATTTCAATAGCTAAAACATCATCTTCAACAAGAAACCCAACAACTACTTTCCCCAAAGAACCATCAATTGCTTTCACAACAGGACCTACAACTACAGAACCGTTAACCACTTCTACAACAGACTCATCAACAACTGCAACAACAGAAATACTAACAACTTCAACGACAAAAACAACAACCACTTCAACAATAGTACCATTACCTTATGCAACAACAGAAAAACCAACTATTTCAACGACaaaaaaaacaactatttcaACAAAAGTACCATCAACGTTTGCAACAACAGAATTGTCAATAACTTCAACAAATACAGGAAAATTAGTGGAAACTAATGGAGAAACATCTGCTTCACCATTATCAACAAGAGATACAACAGTGGACAATGTAATTACACAAGGAGAAAATGAAATTGCTCTAAACGAAAAATTAGTTTCGAAACAAAAGGAAACGCAAGTGTCAACAACACACATTTCTGAAACAACAGTTTCCACACACATAGATAAGCATTATGAATGTTCTGTAAATGCAGCAATATTCTTTGACAGTAAAAGAGAAATATGGCTATTCTTTGACAGATACATTCAGAAATACACTTCTGTTAATGATTTGACGACATCTACTTTTCAGAAAGAAAATCTTGCAGATATATTTAGAGATGCACCGGCCCAACTTGATGCTGGATACTTTGTTGGTTCTAATACCATACTTATAAAAG ACCAGAAGGTATATATGTATGACAGTGCGAGTGGAAGCTCTTCTACAAGTCAGAAGTCCACAGACGAGTATTATGGACATTCGGTACCACAGAACATTGATGCTGTCATATTGAATAGTATTGATGATACATTTCTGTTTTCCGATGATACTATAACACGTATACAAGGGAAAAAAGTATCGTCTTTCAATTTTGATAACAATGGTGAAAAGAACTACTACAAAGGTAAACATCACAAAAACAAACCAAGTAAAATAACTGCTGCAACTAAAGTGGATTCTACAACGCATTACTTTTTCAGCGGGAAAAAGATATCGGTATTTAAGGAGGGCAAAAAAGACGGTAAATGGGAAGATATTGGTATTGTTAGCTGTGATTTATAA